The nucleotide window CATGTAAAATCAGCAATTGTTATGATCATTAATAACTGTAGTTATGAAGAAGCCCAGAAAAAGCTTGACAAAGCACATGGAGTAATCCGTAAAATAGCCTAATAGACTTAAAATAGAAATATAAAACTGATAGTGATTACTTCTATCAGTTTTTTTACAGTATTTGAATCAAAACTAAGAACTACTTATTTCATTAAGCTTGAAGTTATATCATTATTTGGATAAATAAGTTTATTTATGGGATAAACTATTTCTTTCTGTCCAGCTAATTTCGTCATATCAACTACAATAAAATTACTTCTATGTGTATAGTCAGAAAAATTAAGCTGATTATTTTGTAAGTCTTTAACCGCAATCCATTGTGTATAATCATTGTAGGTATTAGAACCTTGCTTATCTGAGACAACCCCAATCGGAATATCAACGGTATTCAAGATATGATCAACCAAGTTCACTGCACCCTTTGCATCATTTGGTTGAGTCGAGTAATATTTCAGAAATGTTGTTCTGACAAATCTTGATGGAGATGTATAATCACCAGGAAGCCCAAAAGAAGATGTTCCCTGACTAAAACCTGTAACATCACCCAGAGATGAAACTTTTGCCACATTACCACCACTACTAGTTAAATTTACATAATTTCGAATATTTGTTAAATGCCAGTCATAGTTTGGTGCATTTGTCATTACCCCAATACTCTTGTCAAATATTTTCATCTGTCCATTTATAAATTCGATGACGATAGAATTTCCTGTTCGGTCAGTAATCAAGTAATGAACAGTTGGCTTAACCGGAATTCCCGGTACATCAGCACCAAAGACTTTATATTTTGTTACATCCTTCTCTACATCTGCTACAGATTTATAATTTGCCAAAATAAAGCGTCCAAATTCTAGTATAGACATGTAATTCTTATCCTGTTTCGTTACTGTCTCATATTCTGTATATCCCGGGAGGAAATTCCCACTTAATCCCAAACCTTCAGAATTTTGTCCTTCAAGAAGAGTATTCCCAGCAAGTCCAGAACCAATACCCAAAACATCATATTTACCTGTCATTTCTCTAGAAGGTAAATTACTACCAGATGGTGATGATAATTTAAATTTACTGCCCTTCGGATAATACAATAATTGCCACTTCATTTCATATGCCCACTCCATCGTACGTCCAGCTACAACAGCGCCATTTTTAGCTTGAATATTTACATCTGTACAAGCTAATGCGGATTGAACGATGCCTGTGAGCACTAGAGCTCCAAAAACAATACTATTTTTCAATTTTTTCTGCCTCATAAATTATAAATCCCATAAAATTAACCATCAAAATTAATCAAACTTTTGCCGTTACCAGTATGAAGATAACTGACAAGCAAATATGGTCATTTCATAACCACCACTATAATCTTGTAAATCCCATGAACAATAAGGTGAAGTTATACCGTAGGGGGATGGCATGTTTGGTCCAGTATAAGAAACTGGGTTCAAACTCAAATAAGTATCTTGATAACTATATTCGTAGTCATAAAGATAAATTCCAGTCATTGGTGCACCGTTAACAAAAAGTAAGTTACCGTTAAGTAATAAACCACTCACATAAGTGTTATTCGGTGATGGATGTGTTGGTGTATATAACGTCATATTTAACAAAGCTACAGCCCAATTATATGGATCGCCATCAGGATTACCAGGATAATTCCAACGTGCATTTTCACTGTTCAGGCTGATACCATTAATCTGAACTATATCAATATTTGGGTTATAGGATATCCCTAGTGTATTAGTATAGTAACCATTACTATTCTGAATTGGGTTTATACCAAATGATGCAATAAAACCATCAGGAAAAGTTGTCTGAACTGCAGCAACAACAGTAATATAATTATTGCTGGTAGCATTACCAAAGCCTCCAGCACTAATCCATGCATAAGATTCACCAGGAGTCAGGCTAGAACCATCATACCAATCAATACCAAAATTCCCGCTATTGCTGGCTGCCATATAAGTTATATTACTAGCAGTGCCTTCAGGATTATTCCTAAATGAAACAAATGTCCATGAATTTTGTGCAAGATTCACATAAGTTAACAAATGCGCAGCAAGATAGCCAAAATTCTCAACTGATCCGGCATATGCAACAAGGTTATTATTAATACTACCAGCAACATCCTCCTGATAATAACCAGTTTGCCAATTACCACACATTAAATATGGTACACCTTTTGTGCCTAAAGAAAATGTGCCATTAGCTCCATTTGGAACGTACCAGTATAGGTTATAACCGGGAATTGCACCCACAGCTGATGGGTTACACGCACTGAGATTGATATTATTTGCTAGACTTCCGCTTGCTAATGGATAAGCACTCGCCGGAACATAATAAGGCATGAGTGACTGATTAGTTTGCTGATAATTTAAGCCCAGAGGATAGCCAGTTGGTGTTGCCAAATACCCTGGTACGACTGACTGATTGAAAGCAATAAATGATTCGCTACCATTGATAAATAACTGTGGTGCGCTCTCATAATTAGCAGCAATCGCTTGCAATGATTCTGCCATATTACTCGAATTTGCAGAAAATACACTTTGTGCCCATACTCGAACATTATTTAGCCCATAGTATTGATAAAGCATAATGGAAGACTCTTTTTGTAGATTTTGCAATGAACTAGCTAGTGTTCCAGTATATCCCTGTGCCCCTGCGGCAGATGAAGTTTGGATATTATTAATCAAGTATGCCATAGGGGCAACTGTATCACTACCCAGATCAGCAGCATAATTAACCGGATTTTCATCTGTAACAGTCGTACCATTAACCACAAAAGTATCTGGACCAGTTGGATAAGTCTGAGCACCAACAACACCATCAGAAACCATATAGTTTAGTGTGTTAATATATGCTTGATTCATGTAGGCAGCGAAAAGTAAAGTTAACTGCTGTTGTGCTGCAACGTAAGTATTTGTATAAACACTACTTTCATCACTCGTAGCTACAGGATTATAACCGACCACAAAATATGTACCCGACACATTACCATAAGATAATGTCTGCTGTAAACATGAAGATGGTTGACCAATACACTCAACCGCATTATTGTAATTAACCTGATTATTCAGATACTCCATAAAATAGGCTTGCTGCAAGGCAAAAATTGTTTGTTGATAAGCCTGCATCAAAGTATTATTATAATTATCATATAATGGAATATAGTTATTATATCCTTGCGTAGATATATCTTCAGTAAGAGCACTATAAAGAGCCTGATACATAACTATCTCTGAACTTAGTGGGTTTTGGCTAACGCAAGTATAAGGTGCATTACCAGAATTTATACATGATGTAGACAAATTAACTCCGGCAAGACTTATTAAATTAGTTTGATAGTTTGCCTGATCTCCAGATCTTGCTACACCAGGAATATAAGTATTAGTTAGCCAAGTAGGGTTACTTTCCATATAAATAGCTAAATTAGCAGGCATAGCTATCGCAGCGCTAGTAGAATTCCAAAATTTTATATCAATCATAAGATTAGTCATAGAACCTAAGTCTTCAGCATTATTTGGCTGTCCAGAAAAGTTAGATACTGCATCTTGAAAAGTTAGATTGTCGGCTGCCACAATTTGTGAAGCATTTTGGTAGTTTTCAACATAAAATGTGTTGTCTGTCAGATTAAGTTCAGATTCAATACTTTGAATTTGTGCTTCCTGAATAGCCAGCTGTTGATTAATAACATTTAATTCAGATTGCATACATGAATTTTGAGATGAACCACCCATTAGAGATAAAACAACACTAGCTGTCCCTGTCAAAGCACCTAAAGCAGGTCCTGCTACAGGCACCATACTGATAAAACCTGTCGTTATTGCCAAATCAGAGGCTGCTGCATCATCACTTATACCACAGTTGTTATTTGAAGATTTTGGGGCAAAGGCTCCTGAATAAGCTGTTTTAGAATGGGTAAACATTGTTTGTAATGCAGGATAAGAATTGGGACCTATTGGTGGTTTATACTGAGCACTACTATTTGAACTACCACCACTGCTACATGCGGATAGGATAGTAGCACTGAATAACAAACAAGCAAAACCCTTGAAACCGCATGTTATGTAAGCTTTCATGAAAAATCTTTCTATCAGATTAGATATATCTATCATAGTATATCATGCCTGAATTAAAGATTCTATTCAAACCACTAAATTTGCTACAAATAAATAACAACATATAGCATTTAAGCTACAGCTAATGATCTGAAACTCAGATTATTCTTTAACTTCTAGAATAAAGATCAATTAGTCTTAGCTTTAATTGGCAGCTCGAACTAGAATTGGTATAACTGCCTTCAATCCAGAGACAATCATTTCACACGCAATTGCCGCAATAATAAGCCCCATTAATTTAGTAAGGACAATAACCCCCATATATCCAAGCGCGCGAGCAATATAATTTGCTAGCATAAATACGACAACTACAGAAATACTTACCAGTAGCAAGACCCCAACAATCAGAAATTTACCTAAAATTGTATGCTGCTGTCAATAGAGAATTACCATTACAATTGCAGCCGGACCAACTATCATTGGGAGAGCAAGTGGGCTTATACCCAAACTTTTAATTCGATTTGGATTAATCGTCTTCTCTGATATTTTACTTTCTTCAACAAGATGTTCACCACGACCAAGATTCATGATATATGCATTAGGTTTTAGCCGCCTAAATAGTTCCAGATTTAAAATATCTCGGGTTGCATCAGTTAATGGTAGCATACAAATCAGAATATCTGTCCTTGCCAGAAATAAGTCTGGCGCTTTGTCTCCAGCATAACAATCAACTCGCTCAATTTTTTTTGGAAGATTTACTCCAAGCAATAACCTGTAGATCAAGATTAGTAGCATGGTTGCAGTTGCCTACCCCATTGCCCCCAAGCCCATTATACCGATAGTCAGATGACTAAAATTAAATGGTGGCTGTTTTGTCCATCGATGCTCTTTTTGCTTTTGCTGCCAATGATCAAT belongs to Aquella oligotrophica and includes:
- a CDS encoding linear amide C-N hydrolase — translated: MRQKKLKNSIVFGALVLTGIVQSALACTDVNIQAKNGAVVAGRTMEWAYEMKWQLLYYPKGSKFKLSSPSGSNLPSREMTGKYDVLGIGSGLAGNTLLEGQNSEGLGLSGNFLPGYTEYETVTKQDKNYMSILEFGRFILANYKSVADVEKDVTKYKVFGADVPGIPVKPTVHYLITDRTGNSIVIEFINGQMKIFDKSIGVMTNAPNYDWHLTNIRNYVNLTSSGGNVAKVSSLGDVTGFSQGTSSFGLPGDYTSPSRFVRTTFLKYYSTQPNDAKGAVNLVDHILNTVDIPIGVVSDKQGSNTYNDYTQWIAVKDLQNNQLNFSDYTHRSNFIVVDMTKLAGQKEIVYPINKLIYPNNDITSSLMK
- a CDS encoding MarC family protein, yielding MLGKFLIVGVLLLVSISVVVVFMLANYIARALGYMGVIVLTKLMGLIIAAIACEMIVSGLKAVIPILVRAAN
- a CDS encoding NAD(P)-dependent oxidoreductase codes for the protein MLLILIYRLLLGVNLPKKIERVDCYAGDKAPDLFLARTDILICMLPLTDATRDILNLELFRRLKPNAYIMNLGRGEHLVEESKISEKTINPNRIKSLGISPLALPMIVGPAAIVMVILY